Proteins from a single region of Oncorhynchus kisutch isolate 150728-3 unplaced genomic scaffold, Okis_V2 Okis01b-Okis20b_hom, whole genome shotgun sequence:
- the LOC116358835 gene encoding zinc finger protein 501-like — protein MSILDSGFDRISAVVAFNHLSDFVVHTGERHDYCGSSGEPQQHHEADDAEKSLSTSERLKHQQRPRGKKPHHCSNCGKSYSRLDSLKVHQRIHTGEKTNSCYQCGKSFTTSSQLTIHQRKHTGEKPYHCSDCGKSFAVSGYLQSHQRTHTGEKPYSCHQCGKSFAHSNTLISHLRIHTGEKSHSCSHCGKRCTSLATLKIHQRIHTGEKPYSCADCGKCFGLSGHLKLHQRTHTGDKPYRCDQCGKNFSYSGGLIVHQRIHTGEKPYSCDQCGKRFVTSNSRNIHQRTHTGEKPYHCSDCGKSFVSTGHLKVHQTTHTGEKPYSCHHCSMSFVTSGSLKRHQRTHTGEKPYSCDQCGKSFVTSSCCTIHQRTHTGEKPYHCSDCGKHFVSSGCLKSHQRTHTGEKCHSCDQCDKRYSDKRSLIKHQKIHT, from the coding sequence ATTTCTGCTGTTGtggcctttaaccatctgtctgacttcgttgttcacacaggagagagacatgactattgtggatcctctggggagcctcaacaacatcatgaagcTGACGATGCAGAGAAGAGTCTATCCACATCAGAACGGCTCaaacaccagcagagacccaGAGGGAAGAAACCTCACCACTGCTCTaactgtgggaagagttactcAAGATTAGATTCACTAAAAgtacaccagagaattcacactggagagaaaaCGAATAGCTgttatcaatgtgggaagagttttactacatctagccagctgactatacaccagagaaaacacacgggagagaaaccttaccactgctcggactgtggaaagagttttgctGTCTCAGGATATTTACAAtcacatcagagaacacacacaggagagaagccttatagctgtcatcaatgtgggaagagttttgctcaCTCAAACACACTGATATCACACttgagaatacacactggagagaaatcTCATAGCTGCTCTCATTGTGGGAAGAGGTGCACATCTTTAGCAACCCTTAAAATACATCAGAGAAtccatacaggagagaaaccttatagctgcgCTGACTGTGGGAAGTGTTTTGGTTTGTCAGGACATTTAAaattacaccagagaacacacacaggagataaacCTTATAggtgtgatcaatgtgggaagaattTTAGTTACTCAGGTGGCCTGATAGTACATCAGAGAAtccatacaggagagaaaccttatagctgtgatcaatgtgggaagagatttgttACATCTAATAGTCGTAATATACACcaaagaacacacactggagagaaaccttaccactgctctgactgcGGAAAGAGTTTTGTTTCGACAGGACATTTAAAAGtacaccagacaacacacacaggagagaagccttatagctgtcaTCATTGTAGCATGAGTTTCGTTACATCGGGCAGCCTGAAaagacaccagagaacacacacaggagagaagccttatagctgtgatcaatgtgggaagagttttgttacaTCTAGCTGTTgtactatacaccagagaacacacacaggagagaaaccttatcaCTGCTCTGACTGCGGAAAGCATTTTGTTTCATCGGGATGTTtaaaatcacaccagagaacacacacaggagagaagtgTCATAGCTGTGACcaatgtgacaagagatactctgataaaagatctctgattaaacatcagaaaattcatacatga